One segment of Brassica napus cultivar Da-Ae chromosome C3, Da-Ae, whole genome shotgun sequence DNA contains the following:
- the BNAC03G14750D gene encoding uncharacterized protein BNAC03G14750D, protein MGACASTPRKSDILETPATTENAVVESKNVQTEAVSQEKADEVVAEKKEESNVDEAEIQKEAEPAKPAEADKPVEAVKTEETQEAAVDEKASSGETEPPKQEEATTASDTKTNEEPLATL, encoded by the exons ATGGGAGCCTGTGCGAGCACGCCTAGGAAGTCTGATATTCTTGAAACCCCTGCCACCACCGAAAACGCTGTCGTTGAGTCCAAGAACGTCCAAACCGAAGCTGTATCTCAG GAGAAGGCAGATGAAGTTGTTgcagagaagaaggaagagtctAATGTAGATGAAGCAGAGATACAgaaggaggctgaaccagccaAACCGGCGGAGGCAGACAAGCCTGTCGAGGCTGTGAAGACCGAGGAAACTCAAGAAGCTGCTGTTGATGAGAAAGCTTCTTCTGGTGAGACTGAGCCACCAAAACAAGAGGAGGCTACAACCGCCAGTGATACCAAAACTAACGAAGAGCCTCTTGCAACCCTTTAa